CGGAGGTCGAGTTCGCCACGCTGCACAACGCCCAGGAGGTCGAGCGCAAGAGCGTCCTGATCGGCGACACCGTCGTGCTGCGCAAGGCCGGCGACGTCATCCCGGAGATCGTGGGCCCGGTGCTGGACCGCAGGGACGGCTCCGAGCGGCCGTTCGTGATGCCCGAGACCTGTCCCGAGTGCGGCACGCCGCTGGGGCAGCAGAAGGAGGGCGACGTCGACCTGCGCTGCCCCAACGCCCGCCACTGCAAGGGCCAGCGCCGCGAGCGGCTGTACTACATCGCCGGGCGCAAGGCGCTGGACATCGAGGCGCTGGGCTACGTCGCGGCCACCGCGCTGACCCAGCCGCTGGAGCCGGCCGAGCCGCCGGTCGACCACGAGGGCGACCTCTTCGGCCTCACCGTCGAGCAGTTGCTGCCGATCAAGACGCTGGTCCTCGACCCCGAGACCACCGAACCCAAGCTCGACCCCAAGACCGGCGAGCCGAAGGTCGTCACGTTCTTCGCCAACCAGAAGGGCGAGCCCAAGAAGACCGTCGAGAAGCTGTTCGAGCAACTGGAAGAGGCGAAGCGGCGCCCGCTGCGGCTGGTGCTGGTGGCGCTGTCGATCCGGCACGTCGGTCCGCGGGCCGCGGAGGACCTGGCCCGGCACTTCCGGTCGATCGACGCGATCGCGCGGGCGAGCGAGGAGGAGCTCGCCTCGGTCGACGGCGTCGGCCCGACGATCGCCCGCTCGATCGTCGAGTGGTTCGCCGTCGACTGGCACCGCGAGATCGTGGCGAAGTGGCGCGCCGCAGGGGTGCGCATGGAGGAGGAGGGCGCCGACAGCGGTCCGCGCCCCCTGGAGGGGGTCACCGTCGTCGTCACCGGGTCGCTGGCCGACTTCAGCCGCGACGGCGCCAAGGAGGCCGTGCAGAACCTGGGGGGCAGGGTCACCGGGTCGGTGTCGAAGAAGACCGGCTTCGTGGTGGTCGGCGACAGCCCCGGATCCAAGTACGACAAGGCGGTGAAGCTGGGAGTGCCGGTTCTGGAGGAGGACGGCTTCCGGGCGCTGCTGGAGGAGGGGCCGGATGCGGCCATGGCGCACCGGGTGACCGCAGACGAGGAGCAGACCGAAGAACACGAAGGGTAATCGAATGATCAATGAGGAGTGAGGTCCCGGCCAATCCGGGTACTTCCTCTTCAAGGACTTCGGTGATGGGGGTGGGCAGCGTGATCATCAGGACGCGTGGTGGCCCTGATGTTCTCGACCGGCGCTCGTGGAGGAGGCGCCACAGTCGCCACCTGCGCATTGCCGTGCGGGGAGCGAGGATTCCGCGGGGCGGGGCCGGTGATCGGCACTGAAAGGCGGGCGGGGAGCCGACCGCGCGGGTGATCGCGGACCGGCCCGCCGTCCGCGCCGGTCGGCGCACCGGTCTCCGCGGCGCTCGCCGGTGGTCTCTACGATCCGCGATCACTAGGCTACCTGTCGCAGTATTCTGAAGCGAATCGGGCGATTGTTTCAGGTGATCAATGGTTTACCTAAAGTCTCCGTTTGGCGACACGTGGTGACGAAGCGGCGTAAGCTGGTCGTAGCCGGCTAAGAGCACATGCCACACGACGGCCGTATCGGTCATGGGGGTGACCGAAATGGTCGAAGCAGATCTCGCGAGGGGCGTCGGCAACGGGAGAGGGACGCCGGTCCGCCGCACACGCCCCGTGAATCACCCCGAGGACGTTATGAAGGATC
This sequence is a window from Spinactinospora alkalitolerans. Protein-coding genes within it:
- the ligA gene encoding NAD-dependent DNA ligase LigA translates to MSAEESAVVDGVPAKVRERHAELSQDLDDHSYRYYMGSPIIADAEYDGMMIELRGLEERYPTLRTPDSPTQKVGAPISNLFEAVEHLERMQSLDNAFSTEELSAWAQRVENEIAVDAYLCELKIDGLAVDLVYEKGRLVRAATRGDGRVGEDITLNVRTIDAIPVHLDGSVESVPELLEVRGEVFLPGKEFEELNARLADEGKPPFANPRNAAAGSLRQKDPRITATRPLSMLCHGVGAHEGVRFTHQSHAYDLLKAWGLPVSDRTRVVGTLDEVRHYIDHYAEHRHDPAYEIDGVVVKVDDVATQRRLGSTSRWPRWAIAYKYPPEEVTTRLLDIRVNVGRTGRVTPYGVMEPVRVAGSEVEFATLHNAQEVERKSVLIGDTVVLRKAGDVIPEIVGPVLDRRDGSERPFVMPETCPECGTPLGQQKEGDVDLRCPNARHCKGQRRERLYYIAGRKALDIEALGYVAATALTQPLEPAEPPVDHEGDLFGLTVEQLLPIKTLVLDPETTEPKLDPKTGEPKVVTFFANQKGEPKKTVEKLFEQLEEAKRRPLRLVLVALSIRHVGPRAAEDLARHFRSIDAIARASEEELASVDGVGPTIARSIVEWFAVDWHREIVAKWRAAGVRMEEEGADSGPRPLEGVTVVVTGSLADFSRDGAKEAVQNLGGRVTGSVSKKTGFVVVGDSPGSKYDKAVKLGVPVLEEDGFRALLEEGPDAAMAHRVTADEEQTEEHEG